In Aliiglaciecola sp. LCG003, a genomic segment contains:
- the sixA gene encoding phosphohistidine phosphatase SixA: MYIYIMRHGDALTNFKFDELRPLSDYGVFQAMQAGKWLKQFTVDHHTDVSVGLVSPFLRALQTFEQVNESIKVKSTTELTELIPSGKPIALHVYLDQLAQSDPDLKGVLLVSHMPLVSFLLDELCGQHLSEIFSTASILCIDYSVEHASGQVITRFIAD; encoded by the coding sequence ATGTATATTTACATCATGCGTCACGGCGATGCGTTAACTAATTTTAAATTCGATGAGCTTCGTCCGTTGTCGGATTACGGCGTATTTCAGGCCATGCAAGCAGGAAAATGGTTGAAGCAGTTCACCGTAGATCATCACACTGATGTTTCTGTCGGGCTTGTCAGCCCGTTCTTGCGAGCCCTGCAAACTTTCGAACAAGTGAATGAAAGCATTAAGGTTAAATCTACGACAGAGCTAACCGAGTTAATTCCATCAGGCAAGCCCATTGCATTGCATGTGTATCTTGATCAGTTAGCCCAGTCAGATCCTGATTTAAAGGGGGTATTGCTAGTCAGCCATATGCCGCTGGTAAGTTTTCTTCTTGATGAACTCTGCGGACAACATTTGTCCGAGATATTTTCCACTGCATCTATTTTATGCATTGATTATTCAGTTGAGCATGCCAGTGGACAAGTGATAACGCGCTTTATCGCCGATTAA
- a CDS encoding HlyC/CorC family transporter, whose product MDDISTGTLLIMLAILILLSAYFSSSETGMMSINRYRLKHLENEGHKGAIRVQKLLSRPDRLIGLILIGNNLVNIGASAIATVIGIRLFGDVWGLAVATFGLTFVILVFAEVTPKTVAALYPEKVSFPSSMLLLPLLTLLYPAVYLINGITNGILAILRIKPIDGDGQSLSREELRTVVHEAGALIPQKHQEMLVGILDLEKVTAEDIMVPRSDIVSIDINDDWKDIQKQLINAQHTRVLLYRDTIDDAVGFVHMRDALRLLSKDQFSKASLLRAVREIYFTPESTPLHTLMYQFQAAKERIGLVVDEYGDIQGLVTLEDILEEIIGDFTTSIAPAHSKEVNIQQDGSVLVDGSANLRELNKEMGWNFPTEGPKTLNGLILEHLEDIPDANISVRLFGYPIEIIEIKDNMVKAVRILPAYYSVPPDDDGN is encoded by the coding sequence TTGGACGATATATCGACGGGCACGTTATTAATCATGCTCGCCATCCTTATTTTACTATCCGCATATTTTTCGAGTTCAGAAACGGGCATGATGTCGATCAATCGATATCGCCTAAAACATCTTGAAAATGAAGGACATAAAGGCGCCATCCGAGTTCAGAAATTACTCAGTCGTCCGGACCGTTTGATTGGTTTAATTCTGATTGGCAATAACCTAGTCAATATAGGTGCTTCTGCAATAGCAACAGTCATCGGCATCAGATTATTTGGTGATGTGTGGGGGTTGGCGGTAGCGACCTTTGGTCTGACATTCGTGATCTTAGTATTTGCCGAGGTAACACCTAAGACTGTAGCTGCATTGTATCCTGAGAAAGTGTCATTCCCCAGTTCTATGTTATTGCTGCCATTGTTAACCCTCTTATACCCAGCGGTTTATCTAATTAATGGCATCACTAATGGCATATTGGCCATCTTGCGTATTAAGCCGATTGATGGTGACGGCCAAAGTCTAAGCCGAGAAGAGTTGCGCACAGTCGTGCATGAAGCTGGCGCATTAATACCGCAAAAACACCAAGAAATGTTAGTGGGTATTTTAGATTTAGAAAAAGTAACTGCCGAAGATATTATGGTACCGCGCAGCGATATCGTCTCCATTGATATTAATGATGATTGGAAGGATATCCAGAAACAATTGATCAATGCACAACATACTCGTGTGCTACTATATCGCGATACCATTGATGATGCAGTCGGCTTTGTACACATGCGTGATGCACTGCGGTTATTATCAAAAGATCAATTCAGCAAAGCCAGTCTACTGCGGGCGGTGCGCGAAATTTATTTTACTCCAGAATCCACACCACTACATACTTTGATGTACCAATTTCAAGCAGCCAAAGAGCGTATCGGCCTAGTGGTCGATGAGTATGGTGACATTCAAGGATTGGTCACTTTAGAAGATATACTAGAGGAAATAATTGGTGACTTTACGACCAGTATCGCCCCTGCTCATTCTAAAGAAGTTAATATCCAACAAGACGGCAGTGTATTGGTAGATGGAAGTGCCAACTTACGAGAGTTAAATAAAGAAATGGGTTGGAACTTTCCCACGGAAGGTCCTAAGACATTAAATGGATTGATATTGGAGCATCTTGAAGATATACCTGATGCCAACATCAGTGTCAGACTTTTTGGTTATCCCATTGAAATTATTGAAATTAAAGACAATATGGTTAAGGCAGTGCGGATACTTCCAGCTTATTATAGCGTTCCACCAGATGACGACGGAAACTAG
- the ccsA gene encoding cytochrome c biogenesis protein CcsA, producing the protein MLIEIVCIVFYLCAAGWVGSRLFHHQGPNPTLMAIPAFLALTAHLYLLWEGILQTPGQNMSMLNVASLLAWLITFTMTLASFTFATAILMPVVFSFSAIIVLLSVLIPDIHIMQIELHPGLLIHISLALLAYGCLLIAVLYALQLSYISGRLKDKRPPFLHSSLPPLMTVETIFFKLLLTGTILLTLSLASGFVFLDNMLAKEQAHKTILSILAWLVFVVTTLGHQRWGWRGKRVISATLIGALLLTIAYFGSRFVREVLLN; encoded by the coding sequence GTGTTAATCGAAATTGTCTGCATTGTTTTTTACCTCTGCGCCGCAGGCTGGGTGGGCTCTCGCCTTTTTCATCACCAAGGGCCAAATCCCACCCTGATGGCAATTCCTGCATTTTTGGCCCTAACCGCTCATCTTTATTTGTTGTGGGAAGGTATTTTACAAACGCCTGGGCAGAACATGAGTATGCTCAATGTTGCGTCTTTACTAGCGTGGCTAATCACCTTTACCATGACTTTAGCATCATTTACATTCGCAACAGCGATTCTGATGCCAGTGGTCTTCAGCTTTTCTGCCATAATAGTCCTGCTAAGTGTATTAATTCCTGATATTCATATTATGCAAATTGAGCTACATCCAGGGCTACTAATTCACATTAGTTTGGCTTTGTTGGCCTATGGCTGCTTACTTATAGCCGTTTTGTACGCATTACAGTTGTCTTATATTAGCGGACGCTTAAAAGATAAACGCCCACCGTTTTTACATTCTTCTTTGCCTCCTTTGATGACGGTAGAGACAATCTTTTTCAAACTTCTGCTCACTGGAACCATTCTACTTACCTTATCACTAGCAAGTGGTTTTGTATTTTTGGACAATATGTTGGCAAAAGAGCAAGCCCACAAGACGATCCTATCGATTCTAGCGTGGTTAGTGTTTGTAGTTACGACCTTAGGTCATCAGCGCTGGGGCTGGCGAGGGAAGCGAGTAATAAGTGCAACCCTTATTGGTGCACTATTATTGACCATCGCGTATTTTGGCAGCCGCTTCGTGCGCGAAGTGCTATTAAACTAA
- the ffh gene encoding signal recognition particle protein: MFENLSERLGKTLRDISGKGRLTEDNIKDTLREVRMALLEADVALPVVRDFVAQVKERAVGTEVTKSLKPGQVFIKIVQSELEAVMGEANEKLNLAAQPPAVILMAGLQGAGKTTSVGKLAKYLKEREKKKVLVVSADVYRPAAIKQLQTLAEDIDVGFFPSSALQRPIDIANAAIEHAKKQFYDVLLVDTAGRLHVDGEMMEEIKALHQAVNPIETLFVVDAMTGQDAANTAKAFNEALPLTGVILTKADGDARGGAALSVRHITGKPIKFIGMGEKLDALEPFHPERIASRILGMGDVLSLIEEVERKVDKDKAQKLAAKVQKGKGFDLQDFKEQLEQMRNMGGMMGMMDKLPGMGNMTAQIKEKANDKQFNQMEAIINSMTAGERLRPDIIKGGRKRRIAAGSGTQIQDVNRLLKQFMQMQKMMKKMSGGGMKKMMRNMKGMMPPGGMGGMFPPR; this comes from the coding sequence ATGTTTGAAAACCTCTCAGAACGTTTAGGTAAAACGCTTCGCGATATCAGCGGTAAAGGCAGATTGACCGAAGACAATATTAAAGACACCTTGCGTGAAGTTAGGATGGCACTGTTAGAAGCCGATGTCGCGCTACCTGTAGTGCGAGACTTTGTTGCTCAGGTTAAAGAGCGAGCCGTTGGTACCGAAGTGACCAAGAGCCTTAAGCCCGGACAAGTCTTCATTAAAATTGTTCAGTCGGAACTTGAAGCTGTTATGGGGGAGGCTAACGAGAAGCTGAATCTTGCGGCTCAACCGCCTGCGGTTATTTTAATGGCTGGTTTGCAAGGTGCAGGTAAAACTACCAGTGTGGGTAAGTTAGCCAAATACCTTAAAGAACGTGAGAAGAAAAAAGTATTAGTGGTCAGTGCCGATGTGTATCGTCCTGCTGCTATTAAGCAATTGCAGACCCTAGCTGAAGACATTGATGTCGGTTTTTTCCCATCTAGCGCGTTGCAGCGTCCAATTGATATTGCCAATGCTGCTATAGAGCACGCCAAGAAACAGTTTTATGATGTGTTATTAGTGGATACCGCCGGTCGACTGCATGTTGATGGCGAAATGATGGAAGAAATCAAAGCCTTGCATCAAGCGGTTAATCCTATTGAAACCTTGTTCGTGGTAGATGCCATGACGGGGCAAGATGCCGCTAATACGGCCAAAGCGTTTAATGAAGCCTTGCCATTAACAGGCGTGATCCTAACCAAAGCTGATGGTGATGCCCGCGGTGGGGCAGCCTTGTCTGTTCGTCACATTACCGGCAAGCCAATCAAATTCATTGGTATGGGTGAAAAGCTTGATGCGTTGGAGCCTTTCCACCCAGAGCGAATTGCCTCGCGAATTTTGGGCATGGGGGATGTGCTTAGCTTAATTGAAGAAGTTGAGCGCAAAGTAGATAAAGACAAAGCGCAAAAACTGGCGGCTAAAGTTCAAAAAGGTAAAGGTTTCGATCTACAGGACTTTAAAGAGCAGCTAGAGCAAATGCGTAATATGGGTGGCATGATGGGGATGATGGATAAGTTACCCGGCATGGGCAATATGACCGCTCAAATTAAAGAAAAAGCTAACGATAAGCAGTTTAATCAAATGGAAGCCATCATCAATTCTATGACGGCAGGTGAGAGACTTCGCCCTGATATCATTAAAGGCGGGCGTAAACGTCGCATTGCAGCCGGCTCTGGTACTCAAATCCAAGACGTTAACCGTCTACTGAAGCAGTTTATGCAAATGCAAAAAATGATGAAGAAGATGTCAGGTGGCGGAATGAAGAAAATGATGCGCAATATGAAAGGCATGATGCCACCAGGTGGTATGGGTGGTATGTTCCCGCCAAGATAA